The Bombus pascuorum chromosome 9, iyBomPasc1.1, whole genome shotgun sequence genome has a window encoding:
- the LOC132911021 gene encoding steroidogenic acute regulatory protein-like, translated as MAEDERQIRAAAETLLSESINSHRSLYTQQNVTRTPDIILSEDLIAGAMHNGRMSNVRRFFCLFVTFDLLLTFLMWLICTMIAGESLESAFMNQVVHYHIKTSLFDIVMAAICRFTVLLLFYALLHLDHCIIVALTTATTCAFLIAKVFLFDWSICNQPVFQVLLILTSFVLPWVEAWFFDIRVLPQETQARNWFRNFADNEREPLLRGVVSESRQYTSEPGTFFTPMDSPAHSDHEDESCRTPGNTRGLSKATEVFPPKSLPKLTTEMIQDYKRRANALVQTCHDLLQSKDWQIQNIMSNGDIIFYINRPKEGKTLKIVGTIEAPAGILVNRLFDEVELLPSWNRLVTESKKLQDIDGNTDIVYQATSAQGGGIIGARDFVILRHRVQYGKYYINSGMSVPFTSLPNRSNVVRAENKLSCCAAEQLPNDESRCRFTWIINTNLKGWLPQKVVDKSMSTALVDFMSYVRKYMDDT; from the exons ATGGCAGAAGACGAGAGGCAAATTAGGGCGGCCGCAGAAACCTTGCTGAGTGAATCTATAAACTCCCACAGGAGTTTGTACACTCAGCAAAATGTAACGCGAACTCCGGATATCATCCTTAGCGAGGATCTTATCGCGGGTGCCATGCATAACGGGAGGATGTCCAACGTCAGACGCTTCTTTTGCCTCTTCGTCACCTTCGACCTCCTGCTTACTTTCCTCATGTGGCTCATTTGTACAATG ATTGCCGGTGAGAGTTTGGAATCCGCCTTCATGAATCAAGTAGTCCATTATCACATAAAAACCTCACTCTTCGACATAGTG ATGGCAGCGATTTGCAGGTTTACCGTGTTGTTGCTCTTCTATGCTCTGCTCCATTTGGATCATTGTATTATCGTAGCT TTGACAACTGCCACGACATGTGCTTTCTTAATTGCTAAAGTGTTTCTTTTCGAT tgGTCGATATGCAATCAACCAGTATTTCAGGTTCTTCTTATCCTTACATCTTTTGTATTGCCTTGGGTGGAGGCTTGGTTCTTTGATATTCGTGTGTTACCTCAGGAAACACAAGCCAGAAATTGGTTTAGAA ATTTTGCGGATAATGAAAGAGAACCGCTCCTCCGAGGAGTTGTTTCGGAATCACGCCAATATACCAGCGAACCTGGTACATTTTTTACACCTATGGATTCACCAGCTCATTCTGACCACGAGGATGAAAGTTGTAGAACACCAGGTAATACTCGGGGCTTATCAAAAGCAACTGAAGTATTTCCACCTAAGTCTTTACCAAAACTCACAACAGAGATG ATACAGGATTATAAACGAAGAGCAAATGCATTAGTACAAACTTGCCACGATTTATTGCAATCTAAAGATTGgcaaattcaaaatataatgtCAAATGGtgatattatcttttatataaacCGTCCTAAGGAAGGGAAAACATTAAAGATAGTA GGAACTATTGAAGCTCCAGCTGGTATACTCGTGAACAGATTATTCGACGAAGTTGAATTATTACCGTCATGGAATAGACTCGTTACAGAGTCGAAAAAGTTACAG GACATTGATGGAAATACAGATATTGTTTATCAAGCCACAAGTGCCCAAGGAGGAGGCATTATTGGCGCTCGtgatttcgttattttaagACATCGTGTGCAATATggcaaatattatataaatagtgGAATGTCAGTGCCTTTTACGTCATTACCAAATCGCAGTAACGTCGTCAG AGCCGAGAACAAGCTAAGCTGTTGTGCAGCTGAAcaattacctaatgacgagaGTAGATGTCGATTTACGTGGATAATTAATACGAATTTGAAAGGCTGGCTTCCACAAAAAGTTGTAGATAAATCAATGTCTACTGCATTGGTAGATTTCATGTCTTATGTAAGGAAATACATGGATGACACGTAA